One Citrus sinensis cultivar Valencia sweet orange chromosome 5, DVS_A1.0, whole genome shotgun sequence genomic window, ATATAAAACCCAATTCGTACGTGCAAGCAACACCACGCACACGCATGCCTGAAATTCCAGCAGAGATCTCACTCGCGTCTCCCTCCTTTCTCCCCTACCACAACAATATTTTTCGGTCTCTCGCTCCTGTCTCCACGCAAGGTCGGTCTCAACTTCTTTCTCCCTCACCACGCAGCAACAGTGACaactctctctgtctctcgCCTGAAGCATCTCGCTGCCTCACTCTCCCTCACTCTCTCGGCTCCGTTCTCCCACATTCTCTCGATCTCAGTTGCATCGCTCTCTCTCCCCCAACATAATCTGCTTAACATTGTTAAGGTTGGTGTTCAATTCATTGCTTTACTTTGTAATTTGGTTGCTGgaattatgaaattgaaaaccCTAGAAAACCAAATTAGAAATTAGGCGGACAATGTTCAATTCATTGCTTTTATTGTATACAATTTGCTTTCATtgctttaatttgtaattaggTTGTTGGAATTATGGAATTGAAAACCCTAGAAAATTGCTTGTAGCTGTGTGCTTTGGGTAGTTGgctcttttcattttcatccGGGTAGTGGCTGTGTGCTTTGTTTGAATGGTGGTAATGGCTTGTGAATGCATTTAGTTGACTTAATGTGCTTGGAATAATTGCTTGTAGCCAATTTGATTTGGTTGCAAATGTGAAAGCATATTTCGGGGGCTTAAGTGATTGGAAATGTAAATTTATCGGTTGGAGGTTTGGATTGAATATGGCTAGATGATTAGGGAAAGCTTTAGGAAAATACAGAAATGATTAGGGGAAGGTTTAgtaaaattacagaaaataaagTTTACATATCAAAAACTAACTGTTGTGGCTGTTAGTTCTTGGGCaagtattattaataactGTTCTGTCCAATTGTTTTTTCCACTTCAATTGCTTAATGCCTACTAAATGTTGTGGCTGTTTTTTCTTATGGAATTGATTAGTAGCTGGTGTGTCCTATATTGTTTCCCCTGTCCAGTTGCTTAATGCTCACTAACTAATacggctttttttttttctccttgtCAGTTGCTTAAATTTGTTGGATATTTCTATCACAATGTCCTCTAGCATGAGTGAAGCTCCAAATCCACACATAAAAACTTGTGAAAAGTGCTGCAATGATAAGATCTTACGAACTTCGCATACAAGAGAGAATCCGAATCGTAAGTTTTGGAACTGCAAAGGATGTGGGGCATTTGAATGGGACGACGATCGGAAGAACAGTGAATATACTGTGTGTCGAGTGGTGGAAGATCGAAATATGAGCGAGATTAAAATTGATCTCTTACTAGGAGAAGTGCGCAAGTTGGGGCATCAAATGGAATACCTGTCTCTTAAATTTGAATTGCTTGAAAGAGAACTTCAACGAAGTTCGCAACCaagtattattgtaaaatatgtcccacaaataattatatgtattttaatatgtatTGTATTTAAATTGTACATTGAACTAATGTATTAACTTCTCTTATTTGCAATGAAAATTACGTTTATggttgaaatattattttctgttaGTTGCAACTTTGCATTAAATTGTGTATAGCTTTCGGTATTGTACattcaatttaaattgtaCATTCAACTTTGCATTAAATTGTACATTCAACTTTACATTTCCCCCTTCCCAACCAAACCATTTGCTGCTGGAAATAAACATATGCATGCCAAAATCACAGCTGCAAAGCTGAACATTTCTCCCTTCCCAAACCAAATCAGTTGCTGCTGGAAATAAACATATGCAGGCCAAAATCTCAGCTGCAAAGCTGAACATTCCCCCCTTCCCAACCAAATCATTTGCTGCTGGAAATAAACATATGCATGCCAAAATCACAGCTGCAAAGCTGAACATTTCCCTCTTCCCAACCAAATCAGTTGTTGCTGGAAATAAACATATGCAGGCCAAAATCTCAGCTGCAAAGCTGAACATTTCCCCCTTCCCAACCAAATCATTTGCTGCTGGAAATAAACATATGCATGCCAAAATCACAGCTGCAAAGCTGAACATTTGCCCCTTCCCAACCAAACCACATGAACATTggacaaaaataaatcacttttGTAATATCAACAACAGCAACTTCAATGAACCGTgcataaatcaaacaaaatattacacatttatgCTCAATCAAACATATAATTCTCCATAATTAAAACACAAGTATAATAGCAAACATATGATTCtccaaaattaaaacacaagtaTAATAGAAAACATATGATTCTCCAAAAACACAAGTATAATgttattttccaaaatcatGTTGAAACTCTGAATTAACTCCATATTCATTAGCTTGCTGAAAGAGTAACTGTTGAAAATGTCCATGCTGTACGAGTTGTGGGTGCTGCTGGAGTTGTGGGTGctgttataaaaattcaaacattatgttataataagaaatacaatagataaaataaatgaaaaaaagtatatatatatatatatatatatggtgaACAACTTACATTATAATAGTTTGTAGTTCCATATGGGTATACATTCGTATGAATATCACTTCCTCCAACATTTAGAAGTGTCTACATAAGATCCACAATATAACTCAAAATATGTACGAATTAAGTTATGTACggattaagaaaaatgataagaatatGGCCTCACTTACCGTTGCAATATTGCTTCCTTGTGGAGTTACAACAGACACTTGAGAAGATAATATATTGTCTACATGTCCATCCTGCAAAGTCatcaaaaaaatcatttaagcaccatttatgtaataaattattttaattaattaatggtaaaACTAACCTCTGCATCCGAACGTGTTGAATTCTTTTTAGGTTTGGTAGACCTTGTTGACTTTTTCCTTTGACAAGGTGGACGACCTTTCCGACGCCTCACTTCTGGATCACGTACTTCCTCAATTGCATTTGTTGAAATTCCCATGCTGTTACTACAACTTCCTTGACCTGAAAATCCCGCGTTGTTACCTTCGCATTGAATTGGCTCTGGTAGATCTCTCCGTACATcctcaatccaattcaaaacAAGATTAGAACTCTCAACATTTCTTGCAGCCACGTTTGCAACTTCCGCAAACCTAACACACATTTTCTCATACCGTTTTTGCTCATCTGTGCAACCGTGCAACTCATGACTCGTTTTGACCCTACTATGGCATCTCCACACATCTTTTCTCCATCTTCGTAGAATGTACTTTTCCGGAAGTACTTCCGAGTCATTGCGTATCATGATGTAAATGGCATGTCTGCACAGAATTCCTCTAAATTGGAACATCGAACAACTGCAACTGATCTCACCcttatctttttcaaaatgtacttcaaaaaaaattcttttcttaaacTCTCCAATTTTAACATCTTCTCTGActattgttgagtgttagaaaatgcatatttataaaggagaaaaccgtcattttacatttcaagtcttactaacaacccttacttttatgtatttaacattcttatgatttaattacgtgtgttttattttaattaagtaatttatgtattctaggggcattatagtcatttcacaataaaggagagatcagacggcaaaacggacatcacttttgaactcaggacggtcgaaaaccttaggaggagcataaaaggaaaaatggcactattcacatgtacggtactattcacgtgtacggtactgtatacgttactgttcacgacactgttcacatagacggatgatgacgtggcattgaccgatgatgtggcattgactgatgaggtgtcacgatcctgttggactaaaattcttatgtactgttgatggtgacgtgacagcatatcagtggacgaaaaatctcgcgtacggtgcatgcatcacacaggattattttcaaccaaaccgcgttactgttcatccgggtcaaaccgtgttactgttcatccgcgtggtcaaaccgtggactgttgactgatgacgtggcgcaatcctgagcgtccaaactgtttttaatccgatggccatgatttactccatggatctataaaaagggggcctcccccccctaatttgatatctctgaatccatttttggaatccattttctgtaattccctctccatcttgtattttcttcgtattttaataaattcctattttgcccctagttcaactatgagtggctaattttctttcaagcttgggttgaaggtgaagtctcaacatgtgtcatgggcttaatttggtaaatttattttctcttcccctctaatttttgtggatgttttgacttctcgtcgacaaataataatagtcttgtctagataccgccttggttacaccggctctctagtataaggttattattatttggcacgataagcccttagcaccatattgattagagcgtggttcatgaggtgtggattcccccctcatgatttaattggcattaatacggattatttagcccatgatgcatgttgatacggatccagatacccaagtacgtcatttcaatagaattatcttcaatttattctcgccattgcaattccaattttacaatttattctcgccattttaatttaagttttagcatataccaaatcatttccaccataaatccaacaacccatttacaaaattaattctatacacaattaaaatccacctcctcgtgggatcgacactcgtcaccatagatctatactacaatagattcgtgcgcttgcgagtacattaaaatttgcacaacaagtttttggcgccgttgccggggaggtaagtaattttaattcatagaattaatttttgtgaataatttcttttatttgttttcttgtattttttttttcttataaaaaaaaagagagtaaatctacatttaaaggttagtatttcttttctttttctcttctttaaaattctgtaatttaattttcaatttattttttctttgtaatttttgtttattttattaatttaatttttagttaatttcacgtatttgtttttgtgtatttttatagtaaggttgtaatagcgcaataaggttagtatcataatttctcccttatctttattttttatttgttttgttcccatctttattttttgttttgtttgcatctttatttttattttatttgttttgtatgcatggtcgtaggtcattattacctaatcttgaacctatagaccttgaattagaaaaaacactttgcacacacaaacacgttaaaaataaaatggatttacaagcaccacaggagaggccatttaaggactattttagtcccttagctaatttgagcacgtcatgcataagatacccaaatgtagctgctaggagctttgaactaaaacctagtgtgctaaattgtctccccacattctatggcttagaaaatgaggacccatataatcatctgaatgattttcatgccatttgtcaaacatttaaatatgagaatttttcagacgatgatgttaaactcagattattcccattttctttaaaagatagagctcgttcatggttaaatactttacctgctaatagcatttcatcatgggaacaaatggtaactaaatttttgaataaatatttcccagtgcataaaaccaatgctattcgcagggaaatttcagagttcaCACaaagagaggacgagcagtttttcgaaacttgggagcgattcaatgggctactcttgaagtgtccacatcatgggtacgaaaaatggcaccaatgtcaatactttttagagggattattgccgaatgtgcaagaatggctaatggcaacaagtggaggagagctaatgtcaaaaagtgcatcagaaatttgggagtttttccagcgacaagcggacaattcccaacaacggagtcgatcactcaggaatactagaaggattaaaggagtgaatgaggttcacattggcgagtcaacttcgggaatcaaagaagtcaaggagatggttgaaggtcttgctcgacaaatagcatcattatcgactgctaaatcaacagaatcaCATGACCCTGACTCATatccagatcaagccaatgccataggtgtaatgagaaagccatctaattacaacccatactccaacacatataactctggatggagagaccaccccaatttttcatggtctcaaggattccaacagaatggatcagcagctccagctccaccaatgcaacaaattcctcaaaatcctcaagcctctcagcccccatttagaccattcaatcaaaaccagaattattctcaacccagaccatgggaggatgcattccagaatttcaggaatgttactcactccacgattgagcaacagaaccgcaccattgatggactacgaaatgagttgagagcaggcttcaactcacaagctcaatctgTTTCAAGCCTCGAAAAGATGGTGGGataacttgcttcttcagttcagacattggcaatgactgttgagaaaggcaaatttccaagtcaaccagtgcataatcctaaaggagtacattcgcaatgatgcatacgaaaataccactcaaatttatctcgatgtcttctccatgtggttggtattctagatatgactttaatctttgaccattgactttaaatgtgacaccgttctttgggtccttaatttcaattgccccatgtggaaaaacagtatgaacaataaatgggccagaccaacgagagcgtaacttacctgggaacaggtgcaagcgagaattgaataaaagcactttctgacctggagtgaaagattttctcataatgtgcttgtcatgaaagactttcattcgttgcttgtaaatcttggcattttcgtatgcatcattgcgaatttcttcaagttctgccagttgtaatcttctttctgagctggcatGCTGCATATCAAAGTTGAacttcttgatggcccaatatgcacgatgttcgagttccacaggtaggtggcaagcttttccatacactagcctgtagggtgacatcccaatcggggtcttgaaagccgttctatatgcccataatgcatcatcaagtcttaatgaccaatcttttctgtctggcctcatcgtcttttctaatatgtgctttatttctcgattggatatctcaacttggccactggtttgcggatgatacggggttgccactttgtgtgtaattgaatactttgtcaaaagagctttgaatgctttgttacaaaagtgggcaccaccatcactgattattgctcgagggaatccaaagcgtgaaacaatgttgctttttaaaaatgctattaccaccttgtgatcattggtcctacatggaattgcttctacccattttgagacgtagtcaacaccaaccaatatgtattgatggccaaaagaagggggaaagggtcccatgaagtcgataccccatacgtcaaaaatctcaaccactaaaattggatttagtggcatcatgttccttcgtgtaatgctccccattcgttgacacctatcacatgaagaacaaaaagtgtaagcgtctcgaaatagtgttggccaatagaaaccacattgtaaaactttagtcgctgttttcttagcactgaaatggcctccacaagcttgttcatggcagaatgaaaggatattctgaatttcattttctgggacacatcgtctaacaatttggtctgcacaatacttgaacaaatacgggtcatcccaaaagaaattctttatttccgcaaagaatttgatcttgtcttgcttagtccaatgctctggaagtttacctgtaacaagataattaactatatcagcataccaaggtaatacttccacactcattaattgttcatctggaaatgactcatttaatattaatggctctgtaattgtgtcaaagtgaagacgagagagatggtccgccacaacattttctgaccctttcttatctttgaattccaagtcaaattcctgcaaaagtaacacccaacgaattagtctagcttttgcatctttctttgtgagaagatatttaagagcagcatgatctgtgaacacaattattttacaaccaatgagataagatcgaaatttttccaatgcaaacactactgctagcatttctttttcagtagttgaatagttcaactgtgcatcattcaatgtcatactagcatagtaaataacatggggaattcgatcaactctttgtcctaatactgctcctactgcataatcagatgcatcacacatgagctcaaatggtaatttCCAGttcgggggctgaatgatgggtgatgatgtcaacaaatgctttaatttttcaaacgcaacaaaacatgaatcattaaagataaaaggtacatccttagcaagtaaattgcataagggtctagaaactttgctaaaatctttaatgaaacgtctatagaaaccagcatgcccaaggaaagatcttacttctctgactgttttgggtggaggaagattagaaatgagatccaccttggctttgtcaacctcaatacctttgctcgaaatgatgtgaccgagaacaataccttgttttaccataaaatggcatttctctcaatttaagaccaagttcttctcgatacatctctgcagaactagtgttagatgatgtaaacattgatcaaacgagtcaccaaagacagaaaaatcatccataaagacttcaaggaatcgttccaccatatcagaaaaaatgttcaacatgcatcgttgaaatgtagcaggtgcattacataatccaaatggcattctcctatatgcaaatgtgccaaaagggcaagtgaaagtagttttctcttgatcttttggtgctatgggaatctgattatatcctgagtaaccatctagaaagcaataaaattcatggcctgctaatctatcaagcatttgatcaataaatggtaaaggaaaatggtctttacgtgtgacagaattcaattttctataatcaatgcatacacgccatcctgtagttactctagtgggtatcaattcattatcagcattcgtaactactgtgactcctgactttttggggacaacttgtacaggactgacccatgaactatcagaaatggggtaaatgatacatgcatctaatagcttaaggacttctgttctaacaacttctttcatgttaggatttaaccgacgttgcatctctctagcagttttagcattttcatcaaggtgaatgtaatgcatgcagtctactggatttataccttttatgtctgctatggtccatcctaatgctcctttgtgctcttttaaaacatccaacaacttacctttttgttcgtcatttagggatgatgagatgattaccggcagagtactttcttctcccaaaaatgcatattccaaagtgttgggcaatggtttgagctcgagtttcggtggtgattctgatgatggaatgagttgcttctctgatggtgctagttgctcaactcttgacttccatttattagtgtccatagatggtgctgagtcaagcagggcgttgacctcatcaaccgatctgtcaatatcaaaattcaaaccaaagtgagttaaacatgtttgtaaaggatcatcactaaggtttgaaacaaaagtgtcatcaactaatgcttcaattaaatccacatcaacaattccatcatctgcactgtgaggttgtttggcaatgttgaagatgttcagctccatagtcatgttgccgaaagacaactgcatatttccagtcctgcattgaatgtgagcatccgcagttgccaagaaaggtcggcctagaataatggggatgtgcttccttgaatcctgtattggttgagtgtcaattacaatgaaatcaacaggaaaataaaacttgtctacctggataagcacgtcctccacaataccacgaggtatttttgtggaccgatctgcaagttgtaacaccactggagttgggtgtaattctcccagtccaagtttcacaaatactgaataaggcaacaaatttacactagctcctaaatccaacaaagcattctcaattgtgtggttccctatactacatgagatagtgggggagcctgggtctttgcattttaaaggaattttatgttggagtatagaactaacgttttctgttaaaaataccttcttttgaacatgcatatttctctttttagtacaaaggtctttaagaaacttggcataagatggaacttgtttaatagcatcaagtaaagggatgttaacacttacctgtttgaagatttcaagaatctcacctgtggattttcccttctttcctttagctaacctttgaggaaatggagctttgggaacgtattctcgtgggttagtttcttctttctcctccggtgatgattcctcaacattcacaggtacaatttgattttcttttgtcaccggcatctccactttgttgtcgacttcctttccttttcgcaaggtcattactgctttgatctctccatgctgctgtggtgaactggtacttgcttcatgtactcctttaggattaggcactggttgacttggaaatttgcctttctcaacagtcattgccaatgtctgaactgaagaagcaagttgtcccaccatcttttcgaggcttgaaacagattgagcttgtgagttgaagcctgctctcaactcatttcgtagtccatcaatggtgcggttctgttgctcaatcgtggagtgagtaacattcctgaaattctggaatgcatcctcccatggtctgggttgagaataattctggttttgattgaatggtctaaatgggggctgagaggcttgaggattttgaggaatttgttgcattggtggagctggagctgctgatccattctgttggaatccttgagaccatgaaaaattggggtggtctctccatccagagttatatgtgttggagtatgggttgtaattagatggctttctcattacacctatggcattggcttgatctggatATGAGTCAGGGTCATGtgattctgttgatttagcagtcgataatgatgctatttgtcgagcaagaccttcaaccatctccttgacttctttgattcccgaagttgactcgccaatgtgaacctcattcactcctttaatccttctagtattcctgagtgatcgactccgttgttgggaattgtccgcttgtcgctggaaaaactcccaaatttctgatgcactttttgacattagctctcctccacttgttgccattagccattcttgcacattcggcaataatccctctaaaaagtattgacattggtgccatttttcgtacccatgatgtggacacttcaagagtagcccattgaatcgctcccaagtttcgaaaaactgctcgtcctctctttGTGtgaactctgaaatttccctgcgaatagcattggttttatgcactgggaaatatttattcaaaaatttagttaccatttgttccaatgatgaaatgctattagcaggtaaagtatttaaccatgaacgagctctatcttttaaagaaaatgggaataatctgagtttaacatcatcgtctgaaaaattctcatatttaaatgtttgacaaatggcatgaaaatcaacTATATGTTCACAACCCATTGAATTGACGTATTCACAATACATCTTCGCAGTCAACTCTTTCTGAAACTCCTGAAACTTTAAAATGGTGTACACATCTCGAACTTGCTTCTCCATCTCGTAAGATGTTACGCATGGCATTTGTTGTGAAAGACACCTGGCATCTTCTTCGACTTCTTTTTGAACTTTACTCTTTAATGCATTACTGTACTGCTCTACAAACTGCTTCAATGCGGTTTTTGAGTTAACATAACCATCAAAAAACGCATTCATGCTCTCACTTCGTTGAGTAGTTGACATTCCAGCCCAAAAACTATCCTTCAGGTAACATGGTACCCAATGATGTCTCTCATTATACAAGCCATGTAGCCAATCATTACCACCCAAATCATATTCTACAATCATGCGGTGCCAAATTTCCTCGAACTTTGCAGGGCTCTGTGAATCATAAACAGCACAATGCAACATATCGCTAATGTCACGATATTGTTTATAGCCCCCTAGCTTATCCGGAATCTTCTTAAGTATATGCCACAAACACCACCGATGTCGAGTATTAGGGAAGACAGCAGCAATTGCAATTTTCATGGCCTTGTCTTGGTCTGTAATAATTCCAATGGGAGCGGAATTGGACATGCATGCTAGCCACGTTCGAAATAACCAAGTGAACGTCTCAACATCCTCATGTGAAATCAATCCACATCCAAACAAAATAGAATGACCATGATGATTTACTCCCACAAATGGAGCAAATGGCATGTCATACTTATTTGTAAGGTATGTTGTGTCAAAAGTAACAACATCTCCAAACTCTTTGTATGCTTCCCTATTCCTTGGCTCAGCCCAAAATACATTTTTCAATCGACCCTCATCATCCACTTgcatactaaaaaaaaacctattGTCTTCTGACTGCACTCTcataaaatagttttgaagAGCAGCAGCATCTCCATCCCCAAGGCGTAGCAGTCTTTCTTTTTGTATATGATTTCTACAATCTCTTTCTGTGAATGTCACATTTTCATGCCCACCAGCCTCAATAACAAGTGATTGATAATTTTGGGACAATCTAATCCCTGCTCTATCATTTACATTAAGCTTCTTTTTTGCATATGAACTAAGGCTGCGATTGCATCGAAAAAATTTAGACTTGGTTGGAGTCAACAATGTATGGTTGTgttcaatatttaaaactcGAATCCTCCACTTTCCGTCTTCCTCTAATCCTCCTCCCAATTTAGCATTGCAACCTATTTTTGCATTAGGTTGGGGCCTTAGCGGATTACTAGATTTGCTTCTTGTTGCACCACTCCGCCCACAAACATAACTCACATGTCGTATCATCCCATCAATGCCCTTACTACTACTTCTTCGCATAACTGGAAACCCTTTTCTTTTACCATATTCTCTGTAATAATTATACATTTCAATCTCACTATCGAATGACATCCCAATCATTGGCTCATCATCCAGTAAGTTGTCCTCCTGAATTTCCTCAAACTCTTCAATGCTTTTTTCCATAGTCTTTATTTGTTCAAAaggaatatattt contains:
- the LOC127902439 gene encoding protein FAR1-RELATED SEQUENCE 5-like, with the protein product MEKSIEEFEEIQEDNLLDDEPMIGMSFDSEIEMYNYYREYGKRKGFPVMRRSSSKGIDGMIRHVSYVCGRSGATRSKSSNPLRPQPNAKIGCNAKLGGGLEEDGKWRIRVLNIEHNHTLLTPTKSKFFRCNRSLSSYAKKKLNVNDRAGIRLSQNYQSLVIEAGGHENVTFTERDCRNHIQKERLLRLGDGDAAALQNYFMRVQSEDNRFFFSMQVDDEGRLKNVFWAEPRNREAYKEFGDVVTFDTTYLTNKYDMPFAPFVGVNHHGHSILFGCGLISHEDVETFTWLFRTWLACMSNSAPIGIITDQDKAMKIAIAAVFPNTRHRWCLWHILKKIPDKLGGYKQYRDISDMLHCAVYDSQSPAKFEEIWHRMIVEYDLGGNDWLHGLYNERHHWVPCYLKDSFWAGMSTTQRSESMNAFFDGYVNSKTALKQFVEQYSNALKSKVQKEVEEDARCLSQQMPCVTSYEMEKQVRDVYTILKFQEFQKELTAKIHAIYIMIRNDSEVLPEKYILRRWRKDVWRCHSRVKTSHELHGCTDEQKRYEKMCVRFAEVANVAARNVESSNLVLNWIEDVRRDLPEPIQCEGNNAGFSGQGSCSNSMGISTNAIEEVRDPEVRRRKGRPPCQRKKSTRSTKPKKNSTRSDAEDGHVDNILSSQVSVVTPQGSNIATTLLNVGGSDIHTNVYPYGTTNYYNHPQLQQHPQLVQHGHFQQLLFQQANEYGVNSEFQHDFGK